A single genomic interval of Stieleria maiorica harbors:
- a CDS encoding transglutaminase family protein: MDPDDEVMQALADHDRRVTRAGLSIWVGAEPTYTDRFSEAPEWLFDALGDDKQDRALKMLARLERHHKGAAILRSVGRQYGGEPHPRWCVGIYSRRDGLRVWPGPPDPAVAAVATTTAEESNATKVPATLSATLSRVLRSIGLSAATAQTPLQDRVVFRTDGTPPPVCQGDEPALARASLHSERVEGAELEDELADSGNYLIVCREQDGIATLEFPKIPDVKLFERLLDAIANVAIELELPSIILCGYPPPVDSTVCWTTITPDPAVIEANMAPVAGTVDLLQHLRQLESAAKQERLAPLRLQYNGVESDSGGGGHITLGGARPSVSPFLATGHLLPGIVRYFNQHPSLSYLHATDSVGPSSQAPRVDESLNHDLSEFALALELLRRVDSPTPETLWSSLAPFLADPSGNSHRAEINIEKLWNPFLGGRGCNGLVEFRAFRMAPSAETTASLAALLRAVVTMLAKHPFEEPLVSWGPELHSRFSLPYFLHRDMKEVLADLQANDQGLGTPLVERLLRDRDLILAQRTLGSAQLEIRKALEFWPLVGDVATQERGGSRLIDSSTSRVEIRLRSNDPSETLDDWKVVAGSWSVPLHQSVDEDGPVALVGLRYRTFVPLRGLHPTLGAQSPLVLTVSHPRHGHWHVSLHEWHPESEPYAGLPATVDDARRRREQRCVIKPIDATSVSSPTQPPRDAISDPVVDLRWQQLNV; this comes from the coding sequence ATGGATCCTGACGACGAGGTGATGCAGGCGTTGGCGGACCATGACCGGCGCGTGACTCGTGCCGGACTTTCGATCTGGGTCGGCGCCGAACCGACCTACACCGATCGATTCTCCGAGGCCCCCGAGTGGCTTTTTGATGCGCTCGGTGACGACAAACAAGACCGCGCGCTCAAGATGCTCGCGCGATTGGAGCGGCATCACAAGGGCGCCGCGATCTTGCGCAGCGTCGGCCGACAGTACGGCGGCGAACCGCACCCGCGTTGGTGTGTCGGAATCTATTCGCGACGCGATGGTTTGCGCGTCTGGCCCGGGCCGCCAGATCCGGCCGTCGCAGCCGTTGCGACCACGACCGCAGAAGAGTCAAACGCGACCAAGGTTCCGGCAACACTTTCCGCGACACTGTCCCGCGTCCTGCGATCGATCGGCTTGAGCGCGGCAACCGCGCAAACGCCGCTGCAGGACCGAGTGGTTTTTCGAACCGACGGGACGCCGCCGCCGGTCTGCCAGGGCGACGAACCGGCGCTGGCCCGGGCGTCGCTTCACAGTGAACGCGTCGAGGGGGCAGAGCTGGAAGACGAATTGGCCGACTCGGGCAACTACCTGATCGTCTGCCGTGAACAAGACGGCATCGCGACTCTGGAGTTCCCCAAAATCCCCGATGTGAAGCTGTTCGAACGACTGCTGGACGCCATTGCCAACGTCGCGATTGAACTGGAATTGCCCTCGATCATCCTTTGCGGGTATCCGCCCCCGGTCGATTCCACCGTCTGTTGGACGACGATCACGCCGGACCCGGCGGTGATCGAAGCCAACATGGCACCGGTTGCCGGAACGGTCGACCTGCTGCAGCACTTGCGCCAGTTGGAAAGCGCCGCGAAGCAGGAACGACTGGCCCCGTTGCGGTTGCAGTACAACGGCGTGGAAAGCGATTCCGGCGGAGGCGGGCATATCACTCTCGGCGGTGCCCGGCCTTCGGTCAGCCCGTTCTTGGCCACCGGCCATTTGTTGCCGGGCATCGTGCGTTATTTCAACCAGCATCCCTCGCTATCGTACCTGCACGCCACCGATTCGGTCGGCCCGTCCAGCCAGGCACCTCGCGTGGACGAAAGTCTGAATCATGACTTGTCGGAGTTCGCCCTCGCGCTGGAACTGCTCCGTCGGGTCGACAGCCCAACGCCGGAAACCCTTTGGTCCAGTTTGGCACCGTTTTTGGCCGACCCCTCCGGCAACAGCCATCGCGCCGAGATCAACATCGAGAAACTGTGGAATCCGTTTCTGGGCGGACGCGGCTGCAACGGGCTGGTCGAGTTTCGCGCGTTTCGCATGGCGCCCTCGGCGGAGACAACCGCATCGTTGGCGGCGCTGCTGCGTGCGGTCGTCACGATGCTGGCCAAGCATCCTTTTGAAGAACCGTTGGTCTCGTGGGGCCCGGAGTTGCATTCGCGGTTTTCGCTGCCGTACTTTTTGCATCGGGACATGAAGGAAGTGCTGGCGGATCTGCAGGCCAATGACCAGGGACTCGGGACTCCGCTGGTCGAGCGACTGTTGCGGGATCGCGACCTGATCCTGGCCCAGCGGACGCTCGGTTCGGCACAACTGGAGATCCGCAAGGCGTTGGAGTTCTGGCCGCTGGTCGGCGATGTGGCCACGCAAGAGCGCGGCGGTTCGCGGCTGATCGATTCCAGCACGTCGCGGGTGGAGATTCGATTGCGGTCGAATGATCCGAGTGAAACCCTTGATGACTGGAAAGTCGTCGCCGGCAGTTGGTCGGTCCCATTGCATCAGAGCGTTGATGAAGACGGGCCGGTCGCGCTGGTCGGACTCAGGTATCGAACCTTTGTCCCGCTCCGTGGGCTGCACCCGACGCTCGGCGCCCAGTCGCCGCTGGTACTGACGGTCTCTCATCCACGCCATGGTCACTGGCATGTTTCGCTGCACGAGTGGCATCCCGAAAGCGAACCCTACGCCGGCCTTCCCGCGACGGTCGATGATGCCCGCCGGCGGCGTGAACAACGCTGTGTCATCAAACCGATCGACGCGACGTCGGTCTCATCGCCGACGCAACCTCCCCGTGATGCGATCAGCGATCCGGTCGTCGATCTTCGTTGGCAACAGTTAAACGTGTAG
- a CDS encoding response regulator yields the protein MMTGKTQPKHSILLVDDEPEILFSIKGLLRREFNLYTAESGAEALELLRQHPIHVVMTDQRMPEMTGVELMGKVKNEYPDAIRMVFTGYADIKAVIDAINKGGLFRYITKPWDPDELVEVLREAATEYDRLVERRRLLTDLHDHVEQGQRYAERMLGQSPDLDAEGLNRFNENATQLLSRLQSQR from the coding sequence ATGATGACCGGAAAGACGCAGCCGAAACATTCGATTCTACTCGTTGACGACGAACCCGAGATCCTGTTTTCGATCAAGGGGTTGTTGCGACGCGAGTTCAACCTGTACACCGCCGAGAGCGGGGCGGAGGCGTTGGAGCTGCTCCGCCAACATCCCATTCATGTCGTGATGACCGACCAACGGATGCCGGAAATGACCGGGGTGGAATTGATGGGGAAGGTGAAGAACGAATACCCCGACGCGATTCGAATGGTCTTCACCGGATACGCCGACATCAAGGCCGTCATCGACGCGATCAACAAAGGCGGGCTGTTTCGCTACATCACCAAACCCTGGGACCCCGATGAATTGGTCGAAGTGCTCCGCGAAGCCGCGACCGAGTATGATCGCTTGGTCGAGCGACGGCGACTGTTGACCGATCTGCACGACCACGTCGAGCAAGGTCAGCGCTATGCCGAACGGATGCTCGGCCAAAGCCCCGACCTTGATGCCGAAGGTTTGAATCGATTCAATGAAAACGCGACACAACTATTGAGCCGACTGCAATCGCAACGATGA
- a CDS encoding sensor histidine kinase → MKILVADDSAMMRHVLVESLKQWDYEIVATENGAEAWQRFQQEHFPLVLSDWMMPEMDGLELVTRIRASQSAEYTYIILLTAKSEKEDLVHAMEAGADDFLIKPCDSEELRVRVREGERIIRLEQSLAEQNRQLRETQAALVQSEKLAGLGQLAAGMAHEINNPISIVSNNLAVLRREVVGLLELVEKHRSLSDALAASRPDLAGELEQLDEDSDWEWVQENLPRLFESSSDGLKRVRDIVKNLRDFARLDEAEFDQVDINASLRSTIAVLAHKMQAGQITVNVSLQDDLPSLVCHPAKIHQVLYNLLLNGIQASESGGRVDARTSADDDGTITVEVQDHGSGIDAEHLPRIFDPFFTTKPVGGGTGMGLAISYGIVRDHGGTIDVKSEKGRGSTFRVTLPPRPKSE, encoded by the coding sequence ATGAAAATCCTGGTTGCCGATGACTCGGCGATGATGCGGCATGTTCTGGTCGAATCGCTGAAACAGTGGGACTATGAAATTGTCGCGACGGAAAACGGTGCCGAAGCCTGGCAGCGGTTCCAGCAGGAGCATTTTCCGCTGGTGTTGAGCGACTGGATGATGCCCGAAATGGACGGGTTGGAGTTGGTCACGCGGATCCGGGCCAGTCAGTCGGCCGAGTACACCTACATCATCTTGCTGACGGCGAAATCGGAAAAGGAAGACCTGGTCCATGCGATGGAAGCCGGGGCGGACGATTTTCTAATCAAACCTTGTGATTCCGAAGAATTGCGTGTACGGGTCCGCGAGGGCGAGCGGATCATCCGTTTGGAGCAATCGCTAGCCGAGCAGAACCGCCAGCTCCGTGAAACGCAGGCGGCGCTGGTGCAAAGCGAAAAACTTGCCGGCCTGGGCCAATTGGCCGCCGGAATGGCTCATGAAATCAACAATCCGATCTCCATCGTCTCCAACAATTTGGCCGTGCTTCGCCGCGAGGTCGTCGGGCTGTTGGAATTGGTGGAAAAGCACCGCTCGCTAAGCGACGCGTTGGCGGCGTCACGCCCGGATTTGGCGGGCGAATTGGAACAGCTGGACGAGGACAGCGATTGGGAATGGGTCCAGGAAAACCTGCCACGTCTGTTCGAAAGCTCCTCCGACGGCTTGAAACGGGTGCGTGACATTGTGAAAAACCTCCGCGATTTTGCCCGTTTGGATGAAGCCGAATTCGACCAGGTGGACATCAACGCGTCGCTTCGCTCCACCATCGCGGTGCTGGCCCATAAAATGCAAGCCGGCCAGATCACGGTGAACGTGTCACTGCAAGACGATTTGCCGAGTCTGGTGTGTCATCCGGCCAAGATCCATCAAGTACTGTACAATCTATTACTTAACGGAATCCAAGCGAGCGAGTCCGGTGGACGCGTTGATGCGCGGACGTCGGCGGACGACGATGGAACGATCACCGTCGAAGTGCAAGATCATGGCAGTGGCATCGATGCCGAGCACCTGCCACGCATTTTCGATCCATTTTTCACGACCAAACCGGTGGGCGGGGGGACCGGGATGGGCCTGGCGATCAGTTACGGGATCGTCCGTGACCATGGCGGGACGATCGACGTGAAAAGCGAAAAGGGACGCGGCAGTACCTTCCGTGTGACACTGCCACCGCGGCCCAAATCCGAGTAA
- a CDS encoding DUF1559 domain-containing protein, translating into MNHMPVRRRAFTLVELLVVIAIIGILVGLLLPAVQAAREAARRMSCSNNFKQIGLAIHNYHSAYKQLPIHGTGTYIPGGRDIWDTNPGREISANHRLSFLVGIVPFVEQQGLWDMLANPHGFNTDGSVHSPPWQAMGPHPDRVLYPPWAFETPTFRCPSDPGVGLPALGRTNYAACAGDSAVHSRDPYLNIDEKSEDATVTFPYSVDTGHANQSNGSQRGMFVNNRGMKFRDVLDGLSNTIMCGEIATDLGDNDNRTTLPTNTGAHAAPQEKNQCRLDPSYAVPYIDPDRPRFWLPTGLTSNVAWGRGFRWHDMMPPYTQMTTVLSPNKLLCSDGRDHRDVVSPPSSRHQGGVHVLMGDGAVVFITDSIEAGNPNAPQVSHRAGSPPPGSPSPFGLWGALGSRAGGEVIQEQLNQ; encoded by the coding sequence ATGAACCACATGCCCGTCCGTCGACGAGCGTTCACGTTGGTGGAATTGCTTGTCGTTATCGCCATCATTGGCATTCTCGTTGGTCTGCTGCTTCCGGCGGTTCAAGCGGCGCGCGAAGCGGCACGACGAATGAGTTGCAGCAACAATTTCAAGCAGATCGGCCTGGCGATCCACAATTACCACTCGGCGTACAAACAGCTTCCGATCCACGGAACGGGGACGTACATTCCCGGCGGACGCGACATTTGGGACACGAACCCGGGTCGGGAGATTTCGGCAAACCACCGGCTATCGTTCTTGGTGGGAATCGTGCCCTTCGTGGAACAGCAAGGATTGTGGGACATGCTCGCGAATCCACACGGATTTAACACCGACGGCTCGGTGCACAGCCCGCCTTGGCAGGCGATGGGGCCGCACCCGGACCGTGTTCTCTATCCGCCGTGGGCATTTGAAACCCCGACGTTCCGTTGCCCCAGTGATCCCGGAGTCGGACTGCCGGCACTCGGACGAACCAATTATGCCGCTTGCGCAGGCGACTCGGCGGTTCACTCCCGAGACCCCTACCTGAACATCGACGAAAAGTCGGAAGATGCAACCGTGACATTCCCATACTCCGTCGACACGGGGCATGCCAATCAGTCCAACGGTTCACAGCGGGGGATGTTTGTCAACAATCGCGGCATGAAGTTTCGTGACGTCTTGGATGGACTTTCCAATACGATCATGTGCGGTGAGATCGCCACCGATTTGGGTGACAACGACAACCGCACGACGCTTCCGACCAACACGGGTGCGCACGCGGCCCCCCAGGAAAAGAACCAGTGTCGTTTGGACCCGTCCTACGCGGTGCCCTATATCGATCCGGACCGTCCGCGGTTTTGGTTGCCGACCGGTTTGACCAGCAATGTTGCATGGGGACGGGGATTTCGTTGGCATGACATGATGCCGCCATACACACAGATGACGACCGTTCTGTCGCCGAACAAGCTGCTCTGTTCCGACGGTCGGGATCACCGCGATGTTGTTTCTCCACCGTCCAGCCGTCACCAGGGTGGCGTCCATGTCTTGATGGGAGACGGTGCGGTCGTCTTCATTACCGATTCGATCGAAGCGGGAAATCCCAACGCCCCGCAAGTCTCGCACCGCGCCGGTTCGCCGCCGCCGGGAAGCCCCAGCCCCTTCGGGCTGTGGGGCGCGCTCGGCTCGCGTGCTGGCGGCGAAGTGATCCAAGAGCAACTCAACCAATAG
- a CDS encoding mechanosensitive ion channel domain-containing protein → MSGQCLAPRSLFRTTCLIAWTLWTTSAAGQAVGQSAVPPFTVPWNTAPSNTASQIAASQHSIQWPATQWPPTERPLLQIPANAGKTTSVADSPQNHVFDARTAEAISPEVASQIARWNRELAERSDPPLAGIANTNAGLAEQLAQLGWSVANLKGRLATAERKLIEIQSDYQSVSGKLAEYGLTPTIGLLLRHRKEQLDSWQTQDNENHFARAELQRTQHEALELELMPVGEGQLQQQADQMLAQSTATGRPTETPLLRQQVIDLLSQQMQLVTELKSGYRTYHHDLDRLDSTASATSATTAEFRKLINRHATWIRSGDPIRIQDFADTKSGMAALLEFRHTRQLGRDLQDKLSDDQISGILLLVFVGILFAVRWRLKSWLVAIGSRAKMRTAGKTRVVAAGVLTLGVAAVVPLQFYAVAWWLNQGIVSELILQVATGFYAASLIALLVELPRQLLRPFGLVDKHLTQKFTTRAEAFKDWSIAGLMLVPGAFAITMLGQIDHGIWRDSLGRFGFLTMMLVVAGLAHFALRPGKGFLCPAIEAFGGRLATGFGHLWYAIALGFPILMGILSALGYGYTASELIKRATWSAILVMTAGVVWKIGQLGFQQIWRNLTGPKVEPRYDEYGLIEEPESEEEVNETHVVLKHQIGFLGQCVAGVALISSFVALWVDVVPNMSLANPVLWTVQDTVTSYAENAQGQSVAESVAQASPITLLNVVWAAAILFAAIHVSRLLPNLFDALVLQRVDYDEGMEHLILVLGRGVLFAIGCFVACRLIGVRWATIQWLMVGITIGIGFGLQDIVRNVLGGLVVLFARPVNVGDRVTVGRLTGRIASQTLRTTILADDEGRELQIPNRKFLSDEVTNWRGAGKLTTVAIEISVRREERPIDIGRMLGEWASAERYVLQSPGPQVTLVCIAKKTQRYELHVWTEDRHDARQLQLALLETVRSNLRERNLLAKTQPTQPAIRHADIDPMTDTSRPKRRSA, encoded by the coding sequence ATGTCCGGTCAGTGCCTCGCCCCTCGCTCGCTTTTCCGCACCACGTGTCTGATCGCGTGGACGCTCTGGACGACGTCCGCAGCCGGCCAAGCAGTGGGGCAAAGTGCCGTGCCACCGTTCACTGTGCCTTGGAATACCGCGCCTTCGAATACCGCGTCTCAAATCGCTGCGTCCCAACACAGCATCCAGTGGCCGGCGACTCAGTGGCCTCCGACTGAGCGACCGCTGCTGCAGATCCCCGCAAATGCTGGCAAAACGACTTCGGTCGCCGATTCGCCGCAGAACCACGTCTTTGACGCTCGCACCGCCGAAGCGATCTCCCCCGAAGTCGCCTCCCAGATCGCCCGCTGGAATCGAGAACTGGCCGAGCGTTCCGATCCGCCGCTGGCCGGAATCGCAAACACCAATGCCGGACTCGCCGAACAACTTGCGCAGCTTGGGTGGTCGGTCGCCAACCTGAAAGGTCGGCTCGCAACGGCCGAGCGGAAGTTGATTGAAATTCAATCGGATTATCAATCCGTCAGCGGGAAACTGGCGGAGTATGGATTGACCCCGACGATCGGGCTGCTGCTGCGACACCGAAAGGAACAGCTGGATTCCTGGCAGACCCAAGACAACGAAAACCATTTTGCCCGGGCAGAGCTTCAACGCACTCAACACGAAGCGTTGGAGCTGGAATTGATGCCGGTCGGCGAAGGCCAGCTGCAGCAGCAGGCCGACCAGATGCTGGCTCAATCGACCGCCACCGGTCGCCCAACTGAGACGCCGCTGTTGCGTCAGCAAGTCATCGACTTGTTGTCACAGCAAATGCAATTGGTCACCGAGCTGAAGTCGGGGTACCGAACCTACCACCACGACCTGGACCGACTCGATTCGACCGCGTCGGCGACGAGCGCGACGACTGCGGAGTTCCGCAAGCTGATCAATCGACACGCGACTTGGATTCGCAGCGGCGACCCGATAAGGATTCAAGACTTCGCCGACACCAAGAGCGGGATGGCGGCGTTGTTGGAGTTTCGGCACACGCGCCAACTGGGACGCGATCTTCAAGACAAACTGTCCGACGACCAGATCTCGGGGATCCTGTTGTTGGTCTTTGTCGGCATCCTGTTCGCGGTGCGTTGGAGGCTGAAAAGCTGGCTGGTGGCAATCGGCAGCCGGGCGAAGATGCGGACAGCCGGAAAGACCCGTGTCGTGGCGGCGGGCGTGTTGACGCTCGGTGTGGCCGCAGTGGTGCCACTTCAATTCTATGCGGTCGCGTGGTGGCTGAATCAAGGCATCGTTTCCGAGCTGATCTTGCAAGTTGCCACCGGCTTCTACGCGGCCAGTCTGATCGCATTGTTGGTCGAACTGCCACGACAGTTGTTGCGGCCGTTCGGTTTGGTCGACAAACATTTGACGCAGAAGTTTACGACCCGCGCCGAGGCATTCAAGGACTGGTCGATCGCCGGATTGATGTTGGTTCCCGGCGCCTTTGCGATCACGATGCTCGGTCAAATCGACCATGGCATCTGGCGCGACTCGTTGGGCCGGTTCGGCTTTCTGACGATGATGCTGGTGGTGGCCGGTTTGGCGCACTTTGCGCTGCGTCCGGGGAAAGGATTCTTGTGCCCGGCGATTGAAGCGTTCGGCGGGCGATTGGCAACCGGATTCGGACACCTGTGGTACGCGATCGCATTGGGATTTCCGATCTTGATGGGCATCCTGTCCGCACTCGGCTATGGCTACACCGCCAGCGAATTGATCAAGCGAGCGACGTGGTCGGCGATCTTGGTGATGACCGCGGGCGTGGTGTGGAAAATCGGACAGCTGGGGTTTCAACAGATCTGGCGCAACCTGACGGGGCCCAAAGTCGAGCCACGGTACGACGAATACGGTTTGATCGAGGAACCGGAATCCGAAGAAGAGGTGAATGAGACCCATGTCGTGCTGAAACACCAAATCGGCTTTCTCGGGCAGTGTGTCGCCGGCGTCGCATTGATCTCCAGCTTTGTCGCGTTATGGGTCGATGTGGTTCCCAACATGAGCCTGGCCAATCCTGTTTTGTGGACGGTCCAGGACACGGTGACCAGCTACGCCGAGAACGCGCAGGGGCAATCGGTTGCAGAATCGGTCGCCCAGGCGTCGCCGATCACACTGTTGAATGTCGTTTGGGCGGCCGCCATTCTGTTTGCCGCGATTCATGTTTCGCGATTGTTGCCGAATCTGTTCGACGCCTTGGTGCTTCAGCGAGTCGACTATGACGAGGGCATGGAGCATCTGATCTTGGTGCTCGGACGCGGCGTGTTGTTTGCGATCGGTTGCTTTGTGGCCTGTCGACTGATCGGGGTGCGCTGGGCGACGATCCAATGGTTGATGGTCGGGATCACGATCGGCATCGGATTTGGGCTTCAGGATATCGTGCGAAACGTGTTGGGAGGATTGGTGGTCCTGTTCGCGCGACCGGTCAACGTCGGCGATCGTGTGACGGTCGGACGGCTGACCGGACGGATCGCCAGCCAGACGTTGCGAACAACCATCCTGGCCGACGACGAAGGCCGCGAACTGCAGATCCCGAACCGCAAATTCCTCAGCGACGAAGTCACCAATTGGCGCGGCGCCGGAAAACTGACCACGGTCGCGATCGAGATTTCCGTCCGACGTGAAGAACGACCGATCGACATCGGGCGGATGCTCGGCGAGTGGGCCTCGGCGGAGCGATATGTGTTGCAGTCCCCGGGACCTCAAGTCACCTTGGTCTGCATCGCAAAAAAGACACAGCGTTACGAGTTGCACGTCTGGACCGAAGACCGCCACGACGCCCGACAGTTGCAACTGGCACTTTTGGAAACCGTCCGCAGCAATCTGCGCGAGCGCAACCTGTTGGCGAAAACCCAGCCGACTCAACCGGCGATCCGCCACGCGGACATCGACCCGATGACCGATACGTCCCGCCCCAAGCGACGCTCGGCGTGA
- a CDS encoding FHA domain-containing protein → MTQTASAERRITIGRVADNTIVLDHANISGHHARLIIHGREIVLEDLGSTNGTSIGKVENKISRAKVEATDTVFFGSTAYQVHRLIELANQSDSTPAPSQVPSAPSSSGTAGKAGDGLRGLKFAAVAVALASCLALIFLVWRSGSNDGMGTPEQTTVDQRIVAAENNNATTAPSDRAPEKTPRAAENVLPEASGRESTPPDDSIGRSLFLIVCSDPENETPFRVGNGFSIGPNRIATSASVIDAIAELQANGFPNSFLYSPSAQQRWKIVSMKPHPQYIRWNEQARAARQTHDALFDQFESMPPKPEMFDKAKERLIEARMKAIEAMERKTAYDVGVITIDRATDHWLSSAMSSTSLRPKQKLVVAGYAFDHQDPFFDPAFPLVVSEMSCRVDRQLSGPGGSADRLLASATDVQSEYAFLGSPVMNAQGKVIAVYSRPGPSDNGDSQSEPPMFDAALIQRINEYDL, encoded by the coding sequence ATGACTCAAACAGCTTCCGCCGAGCGGCGAATCACGATCGGGCGAGTCGCGGACAACACGATCGTGTTGGATCATGCGAACATCTCCGGACACCATGCACGACTGATCATCCATGGTCGCGAGATCGTGCTCGAAGATCTGGGTTCCACCAACGGGACCTCGATCGGAAAAGTTGAAAATAAGATCAGCCGAGCCAAGGTTGAAGCGACCGACACGGTCTTCTTTGGTTCGACAGCGTATCAAGTCCATCGCTTGATCGAATTGGCCAACCAGTCTGACAGCACACCAGCACCATCGCAGGTACCGTCGGCCCCGAGTTCGTCTGGAACCGCCGGCAAGGCGGGAGATGGATTGCGGGGCCTGAAGTTTGCCGCCGTTGCCGTCGCCTTGGCGTCGTGCCTGGCCCTCATTTTCCTGGTGTGGAGAAGTGGCTCGAACGACGGAATGGGGACTCCCGAGCAGACGACGGTCGATCAGCGGATCGTTGCAGCAGAAAACAACAACGCGACCACAGCCCCTTCCGATCGCGCTCCCGAAAAAACGCCCCGCGCAGCGGAAAATGTCCTACCCGAGGCATCGGGCCGCGAATCAACTCCGCCGGACGATTCGATCGGCCGATCGTTGTTTTTGATCGTTTGTTCGGATCCGGAAAACGAAACACCGTTTCGCGTTGGGAATGGATTTTCGATCGGTCCCAATCGCATCGCCACCAGTGCTTCGGTCATCGATGCGATCGCTGAGTTGCAAGCCAACGGGTTCCCGAATTCATTTTTGTATTCTCCTTCCGCCCAGCAAAGGTGGAAGATCGTGTCGATGAAGCCCCACCCGCAGTACATTCGATGGAACGAGCAGGCGCGGGCGGCTCGGCAGACCCACGACGCGTTGTTCGATCAATTTGAATCGATGCCGCCGAAACCGGAGATGTTTGACAAGGCCAAAGAACGTCTGATCGAGGCCCGGATGAAAGCGATTGAGGCAATGGAACGCAAGACCGCCTATGACGTCGGTGTGATCACGATCGATCGGGCAACCGACCATTGGCTTTCGTCTGCTATGTCCTCAACGTCATTGCGGCCCAAACAAAAACTGGTCGTCGCCGGATATGCCTTTGACCATCAAGACCCGTTCTTCGATCCGGCATTCCCGCTGGTCGTCTCTGAAATGTCTTGTCGAGTTGACCGACAACTGTCGGGGCCCGGCGGATCGGCCGACCGTTTGCTGGCCAGTGCAACGGACGTGCAATCGGAATATGCGTTTCTGGGAAGTCCCGTCATGAATGCTCAAGGAAAAGTGATCGCGGTGTATTCCCGGCCCGGCCCGTCGGACAATGGTGACTCGCAATCCGAGCCGCCGATGTTTGACGCCGCTTTGATTCAACGCATCAATGAATACGATCTATGA
- a CDS encoding FHA domain-containing protein has product MNKASAGDPDDEPIIQTVAEPLQQYLQKAALSRNPTTNKPGETGANPAAKVRAFLPTHRQPLAMLQILDDGCREQGESIRIRDSRWTIGRDKGDTVIPFDGDISGRHAELRCQRQKGRFRWYLLDRKSTNGTFVRAFRASLSRESELILGGRRYLFQLPEPGAEATETEALQTQAYQAPSRTMLEKFVPRLIEVGVSSEHERTFSVSGKETWIGSDQRCQITVDDDPFISQKHARIYEDETGRWMIEDQKSLNGVWIRIKKFAMDKTTEFQLGQQRFRFHPVVNQDRPGN; this is encoded by the coding sequence ATGAACAAGGCCTCCGCGGGCGACCCCGATGACGAACCGATCATCCAGACGGTCGCCGAACCGCTGCAGCAGTACTTGCAAAAAGCCGCGTTGTCTCGAAATCCGACGACAAATAAACCCGGCGAAACGGGTGCGAATCCGGCGGCGAAGGTGCGTGCGTTTCTGCCCACCCATCGGCAACCGCTGGCAATGCTTCAGATTCTGGACGATGGCTGCCGCGAGCAAGGTGAATCGATCCGCATTCGTGATTCGCGGTGGACCATCGGGCGTGACAAAGGCGACACCGTCATCCCCTTTGACGGCGACATCTCCGGGCGGCATGCTGAGCTGCGCTGCCAACGCCAGAAGGGGCGATTTCGTTGGTATCTGCTTGATCGCAAAAGTACCAACGGGACCTTTGTGCGAGCGTTTCGGGCGTCGCTATCACGCGAATCCGAGTTGATCCTCGGCGGCCGACGCTATCTGTTTCAGTTGCCCGAGCCAGGGGCCGAAGCGACCGAAACGGAAGCCCTGCAGACACAAGCCTACCAGGCGCCATCGCGCACGATGTTAGAGAAGTTTGTCCCGCGCCTGATCGAAGTGGGGGTCTCGAGTGAACACGAACGTACGTTTTCGGTCAGTGGTAAAGAAACCTGGATCGGATCCGATCAGCGTTGCCAGATTACCGTTGATGACGATCCGTTTATCAGCCAAAAACATGCCAGGATTTACGAGGATGAAACCGGTCGCTGGATGATCGAAGACCAAAAGTCGCTCAATGGTGTCTGGATTCGCATCAAAAAGTTTGCGATGGACAAGACCACGGAATTTCAACTCGGACAGCAACGTTTCCGCTTTCACCCCGTCGTGAATCAAGATCGACCTGGCAACTGA